From a single Ascaphus truei isolate aAscTru1 chromosome 2, aAscTru1.hap1, whole genome shotgun sequence genomic region:
- the LOC142488853 gene encoding uncharacterized protein LOC142488853 codes for MRQQKRCRLQSHQGQIIWHCLSNRQGQLIQPIRKLTNVWSSKQLSFLDVLISQENGEFHTDLYRKDTDRNALLRADSHHPPSLINALPFSQKVRVSRITIRQDKLAPAMDDLRERFTKRGYTPAVLDAALNREVIPNRVTKDEKRIVFSTTYNRASNLVRFTIRKHWHLLQNDEVLAASCQTPPLIAYRRGRNLSDNLIHADNKDHYHTPHFLEGGKQGNFRCMNCSVCNSLTTGDVFCHPHSGKKITIHNRITCRSTFVVYIIRCPCGLVYVGKTTRMLKVRYIEHKSVIRKGTDPTVLVQHCVEHRHNVSSLRVMGIEHIAPRQGYPDRETLLLRREAYWIHTLQTSNGRGLNEQQNFKCFLNRR; via the exons ATGA GACAACAGAAACGATGCCGCCTACAGAGCCACCAGGGACAGATAATTTGGCACTGCCTATCGAACCGTCAGGGACAGTTAATTCAGCCGATCAGAAAG CTTACTAATGTCTGGAGCTCTAAGCAATTATCCTTTCTAGACGTCCTGATTTCCCAAGAAAATGGTGAGTTCCACACAGACCTTTACAGGAAAGATACTGACAGAAATGCCCTGTTACGTGCTGACAGTCACCATCCCCCATCCCTCATCAATGCCCTACCTTTCTCACAAAAAGTGAGGGTTTCTAGGATCACTATTCGACAGGACAAACTAGCACCGGCCATGGATGACCTTCGTGAAAGGTTCACTAAAAGGGGATATACCCCGGCAGTGCTTGATGCAGCCCTTAACAGAGAGGTGATTCCTAATAGGGTGACTAAGGATGAGAAACGCATTGTATTTTCCACCACATACAATAGGGCCAGTAATTTAGTCAGATTTACTATCCGGAAACATTGGCACCTGCTGCAGAATGATGAGGTGTTAGCAGCTAGTTGTCAGACACCCCCCTTGATCGCTTATAGGAGAGGGAGAAACTTGTCAGACAACTTGATACATGCTGACAACAAGGACCACTACCATACGCCCCACTTCCTAGAAGGCGGTAAACAGGGTAACTTCCGGTGTATGAATTGTTCAGTGTGTAACAGTCTTACTACCGGGGACGTATTTTGTCATCCACATAGTGGTAAAAAAATCACTATTCATAATCGTATTACATGTAGATCTACATTTGTGGTGTATATTATCAGGTGCCCGTGTGGTCTTGTCTATGTAGGCAAGACTACACGCATGCTTAAAGTGAGATACATTGAACACAAAAGTGTGATACGTAAGGGTACGGACCCTACTGTACTGGTACAGCACTGTGttgaacacagacacaatgtgtcatccctcagagtgatggggattgaacacatagcaccaagacaaggataccctgatagagaaacccttttactgaggcgtgaggcttattggatccacacattgcagacaagtaatggcaggggtcttaatgaacaacaaaatttcaaatgctttctcaacaggaggtag